From the genome of bacterium:
CTGTGGACATACTGGCGGAATCCACCCAGATCCACCGATTCGCCACCCACATTGGTGCGATGAACATCCAGATCGCCCGTCTCCTGCGCATGACGGGCGAGAATCATGCTGTGCACCACGCTCGATTTTCCGGAACTGTTCGCACCATAGATCAAGGTCAAGGGACGGACGGGAATTCGCTGCGATTCTGCAAAGGCCTTGAAATTTCCAATTCGTAAGGCGGTCAGCATGGGTACCTCTTTTTAACCACGGAACACACGGAACACACGGAAATAATTTCTATTTTAGATTTTTCTTCCGTGTTTTCCGTGTGTTCCGTGGTTTCATGTTTTCCAGTTTTTTCACTTCCTTCACCGCTTCGATAAAATGGCGCTCTACCGGCGAAGGCTCTTCCAATACCCGTTTGCGGAATTTTTCATATTCAATCCGTGCCTTCTCAATGGCCTCTTCATGGCCGATCCTGCCTGCATGGGTGAGGATGTCCCGTTCGCTGACCTTCAGAAACTCATCCAGCTTGGCGATCCAGTCTTTCATGTACATGGGTTTGCGGCTCAAGGCCTGAAGCTCGGCAAAATCAAGATACATGGTCACAATCCGGTTAAGGGTGTCCAGTTCCTCGGCGGAGAGATAATTCTTGGCAATCTCAATATCCTCCTGGGTTGGCCGGGCGCCGGTCCAGGAGGTCAGCCCCATATAGGGCTTATCAGCATCGGCACGCCCGGCGATGATCTCGGCGGCGGTGTGGCCGTGGGCTGCCCAGTGCATCTTGTTCTGGACGATCTGAAAGAATCGGCGGGACATCTCCGTGTTCGGGTCGTAGTCAATGCTCGTGGCGTAAATATCCAGCACCTTGCGCCAGAAGACCTTTTCCGATGCCCGGATATCCCGAATGCGGGCGAGCAGTTCATCGAAATAGTTGCCGCCGCCCGACTGTTTGAGCCGCTCGTCGTCGAGTGTAAATCCCTTGACGATATACTCCCGCAGCCGCTGGGTGGCCCAGATGCGGAACTGGGTGCCGCGATGGGATTTGACCCGATAACCAACCGAAATAATGACATCCAGATTATAGAAATCTACCTCCCTTGATACCTGCCGGGAACCCTCGGTTTGAACTATCCGGAATTTCCGGATGGTTGCCTCCGGTGAAAGTTCCCCCTCCTCGTAAATGTTGCGGATATGTTCATTGATGGTCCGCACATCCTTCTGGAACAATTCTGCAATGAGCTTTTGGGTCAACCATACCGTTTCATCCTCCAGCCGGACCTGGATACGGGTGCGGCCATCCTCGGTCTGGTAGATGAGGAGCTCGGAGCGGGATGGTTTGGTGGGGAGATGGGTCATGCCTTCTTCCTCCGCGCTCTTGCCCGCATGTGTTCTTTATAAGCCGAGACAGCCGCATCAACCTGCTTCTTGGATAACCGGCGAATGATCGCAATGACTTCACGGGAATATTTGGTCAAAACTCCCTCTTCTGATATCCAGCATAGATGAGATTTTTCTTTGATTTTGTTGTGCCAAATGACGGCTTCAAAGGTGTGGGAGGTGAACTTACGGCCATGGAGTTCGGTGATCTCTTCGAGAATTTCCTTGCGCCGAACCCAGTTTGGATCGTTCGGGTCGAACCGTTTCTCAATGACCAAAGGACCGCTTCCTTGGCCTCCGCTACTGGCTTGAACGCCAGCGACCACGTCCGCGTGTTCCACTTTCTTCACCGACTCCAGTTTCACGCGGAATACGGTCATAAGGCGACCGGTATCCGAGCCCTGCGATTCAACCTCCTTCAATGCAGACGCGAGTTCCGTAAGAAATTGAGTTACAGGCGCGCTGGCGGCTGTCTTTCGTGATGAATCGTCCGACAAGTAGGTAATGGGGTCCACCGGACAGTGCAACCCAAGGGGCATCAAACTCCAGGTAATTTCTTCCTCAATATGGACTCCAAACGCTTCAGCCAAAAGGTCACGGAAATTCACGATGCTCGTCTGGGCAAGGGAATAAATGATAGACCCGAAATTCTTTGCATTGTAAAAGTGAACGGCATTGTTCCTGTATGTATTCAGCATTTCCAAATTTCTTCGCACCGGAAACGCCGGAAGATTGTTCGGGAAAAACTTCTCGGCGCGGGAAAAGGCATCTTGCAATGTGAATGTCTTGTATGCCTCACCTCGGCGTTTCTTGTAATATATGGACTTGCGGTTTTTCGAGAGCAAAGCCTTGAGAATGAGTTCCCAAGCGTTGATCAGGAGAATTGAAAAGCACTCGTCTCGGTATTGAAAGCGTGGCTTGTTGTAAATTTCGATAGCCGCCAACATCGCCGCCTGAGCATTCTGAAGCAGATTTCTATATGAACCGAAATAGTTCATATCTCCTTAGCTCCCTCTGTTCTCAATGCCCTGGCTTGCTGTTCCATCTCCTGCAGGAGTTCCTTCATATGCGCCTCGCGCCATTTTGCCGTGAGGTCACCGGTAAAGGCGCGGTGAAGCAAGACGGCAAAGGTTTGGTCGAGGGTTTCTCCTGAGCGTACCCGCTGTGCCCTCAGAGACAAGAGGTTTTGGAATGCTTTCGTGAACACTTGAAGCGGTTTCTCGTCCGGCAACGGAATGCGAAGGGCTGCAAGTGAAGATTGAGCCACGGTTGACTGGTTGACCCACCTTTTTGCAATAGAAGGGAAGAACCTCTTCGACCATAGCAGATGGAGGAAACTGGCAAGGTACTCTGGGGTAATTCGCGAGTCAAATACACGAAGACGGATTAGATGATTGCTGAACAGGTAGGTTCGTTCATCTGGAGGTAAGAACAGACAGGTCTTGCCGATCTTGTCTTCGCTGTTAGTGCCCATGAAAAGCACGTCTCTCTTTATTAGTCGATATCGTTCCGAATCGCGGTCGAGCGGGACTGTCCGGACAAGTTCCAGATTGAGCACGCCTGAATCGTCGATGTTGTTCATGCGGAGGTGCGGAACGCCATCCTCCACGTCCTTTTCGCCACAGGCAAATCCGTTCTGCAGGTCTACTTCAAGTTCAGAAAGAGGGACACCCTCACCAGAATTTATCAGTGTTAGAGGATCACCGAACATTTTGTAGAAGAGCGCGGGGAGGATGCGGGCGGCTTTGGCATCGGCCTCGGCGCGCTTCTTATGTAACGCATCAGCCTGATCGAGTATTTCGACAATACGCCGTTGCTCCGAAGGAGGGGCTAAAGGTATAGGAAGAATCTCGATATCTTTTCGCGTAATACCCTTTATTGTCGCGCCACGTTGGGCTGCCAAAATAATGGCCATTTTATTTCGAATAGCGGATAGTACATATTTTGCAGACAATCCAGATTTGGGCACTATTCCAGTAATATCTTGACTAATTGCTACATCAGCAGGAGCTATTGCAATCTTTCCAACTCCTGTCCGAGTTACCATTAGGATTGAACCTTTAGGGACAATATTGGTTGCGCTGTTGTTCACTGCGCTCTTATTTATGTATCTTCGGCCAATAGCGACCTCTCCATCTAGAAAA
Proteins encoded in this window:
- a CDS encoding virulence RhuM family protein; protein product: MTHLPTKPSRSELLIYQTEDGRTRIQVRLEDETVWLTQKLIAELFQKDVRTINEHIRNIYEEGELSPEATIRKFRIVQTEGSRQVSREVDFYNLDVIISVGYRVKSHRGTQFRIWATQRLREYIVKGFTLDDERLKQSGGGNYFDELLARIRDIRASEKVFWRKVLDIYATSIDYDPNTEMSRRFFQIVQNKMHWAAHGHTAAEIIAGRADADKPYMGLTSWTGARPTQEDIEIAKNYLSAEELDTLNRIVTMYLDFAELQALSRKPMYMKDWIAKLDEFLKVSERDILTHAGRIGHEEAIEKARIEYEKFRKRVLEEPSPVERHFIEAVKEVKKLENMKPRNTRKTRKKNLK
- a CDS encoding DUF3644 domain-containing protein — encoded protein: MNYFGSYRNLLQNAQAAMLAAIEIYNKPRFQYRDECFSILLINAWELILKALLSKNRKSIYYKKRRGEAYKTFTLQDAFSRAEKFFPNNLPAFPVRRNLEMLNTYRNNAVHFYNAKNFGSIIYSLAQTSIVNFRDLLAEAFGVHIEEEITWSLMPLGLHCPVDPITYLSDDSSRKTAASAPVTQFLTELASALKEVESQGSDTGRLMTVFRVKLESVKKVEHADVVAGVQASSGGQGSGPLVIEKRFDPNDPNWVRRKEILEEITELHGRKFTSHTFEAVIWHNKIKEKSHLCWISEEGVLTKYSREVIAIIRRLSKKQVDAAVSAYKEHMRARARRKKA
- a CDS encoding restriction endonuclease subunit S encodes the protein MRWPEYRLSHLTERFISGGTPSTKIEEYWQGDIPWITGADFLDGEVAIGRRYINKSAVNNSATNIVPKGSILMVTRTGVGKIAIAPADVAISQDITGIVPKSGLSAKYVLSAIRNKMAIILAAQRGATIKGITRKDIEILPIPLAPPSEQRRIVEILDQADALHKKRAEADAKAARILPALFYKMFGDPLTLINSGEGVPLSELEVDLQNGFACGEKDVEDGVPHLRMNNIDDSGVLNLELVRTVPLDRDSERYRLIKRDVLFMGTNSEDKIGKTCLFLPPDERTYLFSNHLIRLRVFDSRITPEYLASFLHLLWSKRFFPSIAKRWVNQSTVAQSSLAALRIPLPDEKPLQVFTKAFQNLLSLRAQRVRSGETLDQTFAVLLHRAFTGDLTAKWREAHMKELLQEMEQQARALRTEGAKEI